In Nostoc sp. GT001, a genomic segment contains:
- a CDS encoding EcsC family protein: MADKPQEIEVNKLVNSPREIPEAGIQAQSSIENEPSIVESLIKTVAETGQAVLDTAIGVGEVTAKETHKFIEQTTQTSGQVVNRLSENWLIRKLSGVLNLNWLINDTNLVDLEQAEAAVNKLKKQYPNESPSQLAHRIMVEKATQAATVGLATSFLPGIAVALLAIDLTATTKLQSEMLYQIASVYGLDLKDPARKGEILAIFGLALGGGRLLKAAGLGLLRNVPLAGAVIGASSNATMIYSLGYAACRFYETKLDESTSLASPQTLATLKAESEKYLESAIAQEAVMDQILVHMILASHPDKTLEEILPELQAVKLSPTSLDAIAQNIKSPKSLDILLNQLNRDFAMPLLAQCKKIVQLDKKTTPLEQEIIAAIASKFDIDTNKIVG; this comes from the coding sequence ATGGCAGACAAACCCCAAGAAATAGAGGTGAATAAATTAGTTAATTCACCCAGAGAAATTCCAGAAGCAGGAATTCAGGCTCAATCATCAATAGAAAATGAACCGTCTATAGTAGAGTCTTTGATTAAAACTGTGGCTGAGACTGGCCAAGCAGTTTTAGACACAGCAATAGGGGTGGGAGAAGTGACGGCGAAAGAAACACACAAGTTTATTGAGCAAACAACTCAAACCAGCGGTCAGGTTGTGAATCGCCTTAGCGAAAATTGGCTGATTAGAAAACTATCTGGAGTCTTAAATCTCAATTGGCTCATTAACGATACTAACCTTGTTGATTTAGAACAAGCAGAAGCAGCGGTAAACAAGCTTAAGAAACAGTATCCAAATGAATCACCCAGCCAGCTTGCTCATCGAATCATGGTGGAAAAAGCAACTCAAGCAGCCACAGTTGGACTAGCCACTAGTTTTTTGCCAGGAATAGCAGTGGCATTGTTGGCAATTGATTTAACAGCCACAACAAAATTGCAGTCAGAAATGCTTTATCAAATTGCATCTGTCTACGGGCTAGATTTAAAAGATCCTGCTCGTAAAGGTGAAATTTTAGCAATTTTTGGGTTGGCTTTGGGTGGAGGGCGTTTATTGAAAGCTGCCGGGTTAGGCTTGCTGCGAAATGTGCCCTTGGCGGGTGCAGTTATTGGAGCTAGTTCAAATGCAACAATGATCTATTCATTGGGGTATGCTGCTTGTAGATTTTACGAAACCAAGCTGGATGAATCTACTTCCCTAGCATCACCACAGACGTTGGCAACATTAAAAGCCGAAAGTGAAAAGTATCTAGAAAGTGCGATCGCTCAAGAAGCCGTCATGGATCAAATCTTAGTTCACATGATTTTAGCTAGTCATCCAGATAAGACTTTGGAAGAAATTTTGCCAGAATTACAAGCTGTAAAACTCAGTCCTACCTCGTTGGATGCCATTGCCCAAAATATCAAATCACCTAAGTCTTTAGATATACTGCTCAATCAGCTGAATCGTGATTTTGCCATGCCATTACTGGCTCAGTGTAAAAAAATTGTCCAGCTTGACAAAAAGACTACACCACTTGAGCAAGAAATAATCGCAGCGATCGCCAGCAAATTTGACATTGATACAAACAAAATTGTGGGATAG
- the lptC gene encoding LPS export ABC transporter periplasmic protein LptC encodes MTYQFHKRGRWGKRKIQIFSSTPSFLILPLTFFLVFGLVGCGGKSPPASQQNTADSSNKDSNLTFFDVTLEQADEVGRPIWKVRAKTAKYTKEKQIGQAESPYGELYQDGKIVYQIKADVADIEQDGKQLFLKGKIFATDPSNGIVLQGNELEWRPKEDLLIVRNKINGTHKKLQAVAQEVRVKTREQRMEFSGGVVANSIDPQMQVRTEHLIWNIKEEKLIGDRPLEIDRYKDNKISDRGKGNSAEVNLKTKIATVQKNAQLELLDPPMQIASNSMTWNMNTETVTTNSPTRMFHRAENVTVTANQGEMKIPQKTVYLKGNVNAIGQRRQSLRSNTLTWYLDNKLVEAQGNVVYRQIDPPLNFVGETAVGNLQTENIVVKGGSSSGRVVTEIIPQEKANRQQ; translated from the coding sequence ATGACGTATCAATTTCATAAAAGAGGGAGATGGGGAAAGAGAAAAATTCAAATTTTCTCCTCCACTCCCTCCTTTCTTATTTTACCTTTGACCTTTTTCTTGGTATTTGGTTTAGTTGGCTGCGGGGGCAAATCCCCTCCAGCTTCCCAACAAAATACTGCGGATTCATCTAACAAAGATAGCAATTTGACTTTCTTTGATGTCACCTTAGAACAAGCAGATGAAGTGGGAAGACCAATTTGGAAAGTCAGGGCTAAAACCGCAAAATACACCAAAGAAAAACAAATTGGTCAGGCTGAAAGCCCTTATGGTGAACTATATCAAGATGGCAAAATTGTTTACCAAATCAAGGCAGATGTAGCAGACATTGAACAAGATGGGAAGCAGTTGTTTCTAAAAGGTAAGATATTTGCCACAGATCCTAGTAATGGGATTGTGTTGCAAGGTAATGAATTAGAATGGCGTCCTAAAGAAGATTTGTTGATTGTTCGTAATAAGATTAACGGCACTCATAAAAAACTACAAGCAGTAGCGCAGGAAGTGCGAGTAAAAACCCGCGAACAGCGGATGGAATTTTCTGGAGGAGTGGTAGCAAATTCTATCGATCCCCAGATGCAAGTGAGAACTGAACATTTAATCTGGAATATTAAAGAAGAAAAACTGATTGGCGATCGCCCTCTAGAAATTGACCGCTACAAAGATAATAAAATTAGCGATCGCGGTAAGGGAAATTCTGCCGAAGTCAACTTAAAAACAAAAATTGCCACTGTCCAAAAGAATGCTCAACTAGAATTACTAGACCCACCAATGCAAATAGCTAGTAACTCTATGACCTGGAACATGAATACAGAAACTGTCACTACAAACTCACCTACGCGAATGTTCCATCGTGCCGAAAATGTCACAGTGACAGCCAATCAAGGTGAAATGAAAATACCACAAAAAACCGTTTATTTAAAAGGTAACGTCAATGCTATTGGTCAGCGTCGCCAGTCTCTAAGATCCAATACACTAACTTGGTATTTAGATAATAAGTTAGTTGAAGCTCAGGGAAATGTTGTTTACCGACAAATTGACCCACCATTAAATTTTGTGGGTGAAACAGCAGTTGGTAATCTGCAAACAGAAAATATTGTTGTCAAAGGTGGTAGTTCTAGCGGTAGGGTAGTAACGGAGATTATTCCTCAAGAAAAAGCCAATCGTCAGCAGTAA
- a CDS encoding leucyl aminopeptidase, whose product MTIQPSDKPLLEWAGDSLAIGLFEDAVELTGELATLDQKFSGVLKELITEEEFKGKANSTIFTRVNAGSPVRKLILVGLGKPDALKLDTLRRAAAAVARVGKKQKSKILGFSFPLWNNDPAASAQAIAEGVELALYQDIRFKSEPEDKGSQIESIDLLGFDGQEAAITRANQIVSGVNLARQLVAAPANAVTPITLAETAQAIAKEYGLQLEILEREDCEKLGMGAFLGVAQASDLPPKFIHLTYKPEGTPKKKLAIIGKGLTFDSGGLNIKGAGSGIETMKIDMGGAAATLGAAKAIAQIKPDSEVHFISAATENMISGHAMHPGDVLTASNGKTIEVNNTDAEGRLTLADALVYADKLGLDAIVDLATLTGANVIALGEDIAGLYTPDEGVASQIEKAAQTSGEKIWRMPMEEKYFEGLKSGIADMKNTGPRPGGAITAALFLKQFVKQTPWAHIDIAGPVWTDKENGYNSAGATGYGVRTLVDWVLGSGE is encoded by the coding sequence ATGACAATTCAACCTAGTGATAAGCCTTTACTAGAGTGGGCAGGCGATAGTTTGGCAATTGGATTATTTGAAGATGCAGTAGAGTTAACCGGAGAACTAGCTACTTTAGATCAAAAGTTTTCTGGGGTATTAAAAGAACTGATTACTGAAGAAGAATTTAAAGGTAAAGCCAATAGCACTATTTTCACCCGTGTAAATGCTGGTAGCCCAGTGCGGAAATTGATTTTGGTAGGTTTAGGTAAACCAGATGCACTAAAACTAGATACTCTGCGTCGCGCGGCGGCAGCTGTAGCTAGGGTAGGAAAAAAGCAGAAAAGCAAAATTTTGGGTTTTAGTTTTCCATTGTGGAACAACGATCCAGCAGCCAGTGCCCAAGCGATCGCAGAAGGTGTGGAATTAGCACTTTACCAAGATATTCGCTTTAAATCCGAACCAGAAGATAAAGGTTCACAAATAGAAAGTATAGATTTACTGGGTTTTGATGGACAAGAAGCCGCCATTACCCGCGCCAATCAAATTGTTTCCGGGGTAAATTTGGCACGGCAATTAGTGGCAGCACCAGCCAACGCGGTAACACCAATTACTTTAGCTGAAACTGCTCAAGCGATCGCCAAGGAATACGGTTTGCAACTAGAAATTCTGGAGCGAGAAGACTGTGAAAAGTTAGGCATGGGTGCATTTTTGGGAGTAGCCCAAGCTTCCGATTTGCCACCAAAATTCATTCACCTAACTTACAAGCCAGAAGGTACACCCAAAAAGAAATTAGCAATTATTGGTAAAGGTTTAACCTTCGACTCCGGCGGACTTAACATTAAAGGTGCTGGTAGCGGCATCGAAACCATGAAAATTGACATGGGCGGTGCAGCTGCTACCTTGGGCGCAGCAAAAGCAATTGCTCAAATTAAGCCAGATTCGGAAGTTCACTTCATCTCAGCAGCGACCGAAAACATGATTAGCGGTCACGCCATGCACCCTGGAGACGTTCTCACAGCATCAAATGGCAAAACAATTGAAGTCAACAACACCGACGCAGAAGGACGTTTGACCTTAGCAGATGCTTTGGTGTATGCCGACAAATTGGGATTAGATGCGATCGTTGATTTAGCCACCCTGACTGGTGCCAACGTCATTGCATTAGGTGAAGATATTGCTGGTTTGTACACTCCCGATGAAGGTGTTGCTTCCCAAATCGAAAAAGCTGCTCAAACTTCAGGGGAAAAGATTTGGCGGATGCCAATGGAAGAAAAATATTTTGAAGGGTTAAAGTCTGGTATAGCGGACATGAAAAATACAGGGCCGCGTCCAGGTGGTGCAATTACTGCTGCCCTTTTCCTCAAGCAATTCGTCAAACAAACCCCTTGGGCACACATAGATATTGCTGGCCCAGTGTGGACAGATAAAGAAAATGGCTACAACAGCGCAGGGGCAACTGGCTACGGTGTTCGGACACTAGTTGATTGGGTGTTGGGAAGTGGTGAATAG
- a CDS encoding 1-acyl-sn-glycerol-3-phosphate acyltransferase, producing MSGNSPLEISRALVAAFSTQMFRYYEDRIPQDASVLVVSNHRSFMDALILMAALSSPIRFACHHYMGQVPVMREIVTGQLGCFPLEDTQNRQQSFFSQSQVLLQSKQMVGVFPEGTAPMVKFTQPSQVGEFQRGFAHLALRANVQDLAILPIAIASLEEVNTNGFPLRLLSVFDPSEPLFNQNGWHPLVIYRRVAVLIGRPYWITPQHHKKYHGKQARTVVAELTEHCQGEISNLLLQGCY from the coding sequence ATGAGTGGAAATAGCCCCCTAGAGATTTCTCGCGCTTTAGTGGCGGCATTCTCAACGCAAATGTTCCGCTATTACGAAGACCGCATTCCCCAGGATGCGAGCGTCTTGGTAGTCAGCAATCACCGCAGCTTTATGGATGCACTGATTTTAATGGCGGCGTTATCGAGTCCGATTCGCTTTGCTTGCCATCACTACATGGGACAAGTTCCAGTCATGCGAGAGATTGTCACTGGACAATTGGGGTGTTTCCCCTTGGAAGATACTCAAAACCGTCAGCAAAGCTTTTTTTCGCAGTCACAGGTGCTATTGCAGTCCAAGCAGATGGTGGGAGTATTTCCAGAAGGAACTGCACCAATGGTGAAATTTACTCAGCCAAGCCAGGTGGGTGAGTTTCAGCGGGGATTTGCCCATTTGGCATTACGAGCGAATGTGCAGGATTTAGCTATTTTGCCGATCGCGATCGCCTCCTTAGAAGAAGTAAACACCAATGGCTTCCCATTAAGACTTTTGAGTGTATTCGACCCTTCAGAACCTTTATTTAATCAAAATGGTTGGCATCCCTTGGTAATTTATCGTCGAGTTGCCGTGTTAATCGGTCGTCCTTATTGGATTACGCCCCAACATCATAAAAAATATCACGGCAAACAAGCCAGAACTGTTGTGGCTGAACTGACAGAACACTGTCAGGGTGAAATTAGCAATTTACTGCTTCAAGGTTGCTATTAA
- the plsX gene encoding phosphate acyltransferase PlsX, translating into MGSTRVRIAIDAMGGDHAPGEIVAGALRAREELGVDILLVGDPQQIEAALPSKTSLGQVEIVTAEEAIAMDEEPLNAVRRKRKASINVAMDLVKQEKADAVFSAGHSGAAMASALLRLGRLPGIDRPAIGTVFPTIIAGKPVLVLDVGANVDCRPKFLEQFGVMGSAYSKYVLGTAEPKVGLLNIGEEDSKGNDAAVRAHQLLRENSQINFIGNAEGRDVLSGRFDVIVCDGFVGNVLLKFAEAVGEVILQILREELPQGLHGQIGSALLKPNLKRIKQRMDHAEHGGALLLGVAGVCFIGHGSSQAPSIFNAIRMAKEAVDNQVIQRIQSQYILERESG; encoded by the coding sequence ATGGGATCGACTCGCGTACGGATCGCAATTGACGCAATGGGAGGGGATCATGCACCCGGTGAAATCGTTGCTGGCGCATTGCGGGCAAGAGAAGAATTGGGTGTAGATATATTGTTGGTTGGCGATCCCCAACAAATAGAAGCTGCCTTGCCATCAAAAACAAGTTTAGGGCAGGTGGAGATCGTAACTGCGGAGGAGGCGATCGCTATGGATGAGGAGCCTTTAAATGCAGTTAGACGCAAACGCAAGGCTTCTATCAATGTGGCGATGGATTTAGTCAAGCAGGAAAAGGCAGATGCCGTATTTTCTGCCGGCCACTCTGGGGCAGCTATGGCATCAGCTTTGCTCCGCTTAGGACGATTACCAGGAATCGATCGCCCAGCGATCGGGACAGTTTTCCCCACGATTATTGCTGGTAAGCCAGTGCTAGTACTTGATGTCGGCGCAAATGTAGATTGCCGTCCCAAGTTTTTAGAGCAGTTTGGCGTTATGGGATCGGCTTACAGTAAGTATGTCTTGGGTACAGCTGAACCGAAGGTGGGTTTGCTGAATATCGGTGAAGAAGACTCGAAAGGCAATGATGCAGCAGTCCGCGCCCACCAACTGCTACGCGAAAATTCCCAAATTAATTTTATTGGCAATGCTGAAGGGCGTGATGTGCTTTCTGGTCGCTTTGATGTGATTGTCTGCGATGGCTTTGTAGGTAATGTATTGTTAAAATTTGCCGAAGCCGTTGGAGAAGTGATTCTGCAAATTCTGCGGGAAGAATTACCCCAAGGATTGCACGGTCAAATAGGTTCCGCACTCTTAAAACCAAACCTGAAGCGGATTAAGCAGCGAATGGATCACGCAGAACATGGTGGTGCTTTACTGCTAGGCGTGGCAGGAGTCTGTTTTATTGGTCACGGTAGCTCCCAAGCACCTTCAATTTTTAATGCAATTCGCATGGCAAAAGAAGCTGTTGACAACCAGGTGATACAACGAATTCAGTCCCAATATATCCTAGAGCGCGAGAGCGGTTAG
- the metG gene encoding methionine--tRNA ligase has product MNLVNKKELTFALTTPLYYVNDVPHIGSAYTTIAADVVARFQRLLGYQVLLITGTDEHGQKIQRSAESLGKAPQEFCDEIVPSFVSLWQLLDIQYDRFSRTTAPRHQAIVKEFFERVWESGDIYQGQQQGWYCVSCEEFKEERDLLEGHRCPIHTNKEVEWRDEQNYFFRLSKYQTKLTEFYQSKPDFIQPESRRNEVLSFVNQGLQDFSISRVNLDWGFPVPVDPKHTLYVWFDALLGYVTALLEPDAEPTLANALETWWPINLHLIGKDILRFHAVYWPAMLLSAGLPLPEKVFGHGFLTKDGQKMGKSLGNTLDPVALVKSYGSDAVRYYFLKEIEFGKDGDFNEVRFINVLNADLANDLGNLLNRTLSMVKKYCAENNVPSIGNEGIPDENPLKAIGLRLGEQVKQAYQELAFSQACVVILSLAQASNKFIDEQAPWSLYKQGQQESVEKVLYAVLESVRLAAYLLSPIIPNISSDIYQQLGFGINFNDRIESSVNAPFATHATWGLLSSKQQLGKHQPVFQRLEPPKND; this is encoded by the coding sequence ATGAATCTAGTGAATAAAAAAGAATTGACATTTGCGCTGACCACACCCCTATATTATGTAAACGATGTCCCTCATATAGGTAGTGCTTATACGACGATCGCAGCCGATGTAGTGGCGCGGTTTCAGAGATTACTGGGATATCAAGTATTACTAATTACAGGTACAGATGAACATGGGCAAAAAATTCAGCGATCGGCAGAAAGTTTAGGGAAAGCGCCACAAGAATTTTGTGATGAAATTGTCCCTAGTTTCGTAAGTTTATGGCAATTATTAGACATCCAATACGATCGCTTTAGTCGGACTACTGCGCCTCGTCATCAAGCGATCGTGAAAGAATTCTTTGAGCGAGTCTGGGAATCTGGTGATATTTACCAAGGACAACAACAAGGCTGGTACTGCGTATCTTGCGAAGAATTCAAAGAAGAACGGGATCTGCTAGAAGGACACCGTTGCCCAATTCATACTAACAAAGAAGTGGAGTGGCGAGACGAACAAAACTATTTTTTCCGCTTATCCAAATATCAAACTAAGCTGACAGAATTTTATCAATCTAAACCGGATTTTATTCAACCAGAAAGTCGGCGCAACGAAGTCCTCAGCTTTGTCAATCAAGGACTGCAAGACTTTTCCATTTCACGAGTGAATTTAGATTGGGGTTTTCCCGTACCAGTTGATCCCAAACACACTCTCTATGTTTGGTTTGATGCGCTGCTAGGTTATGTCACAGCATTACTAGAACCAGATGCAGAACCGACTTTAGCAAATGCGTTAGAAACATGGTGGCCAATCAACTTGCACCTAATTGGTAAAGATATTCTGCGCTTTCATGCAGTTTACTGGCCAGCAATGCTGTTGTCAGCAGGCTTACCCTTGCCAGAGAAAGTCTTTGGGCATGGCTTTTTGACTAAAGACGGGCAGAAGATGGGCAAAAGTCTGGGTAACACCCTTGATCCTGTGGCATTAGTTAAGAGCTATGGTAGTGATGCCGTTCGTTATTACTTCCTTAAGGAAATCGAATTTGGCAAAGATGGAGATTTTAATGAAGTTAGGTTCATTAATGTTCTGAATGCAGATTTGGCAAATGATTTAGGTAATTTGCTCAATCGCACTTTGAGCATGGTGAAAAAGTACTGTGCTGAGAATAATGTCCCATCAATAGGCAATGAAGGGATTCCTGACGAAAATCCTTTGAAAGCAATTGGTTTACGTTTAGGGGAACAGGTAAAACAAGCATACCAAGAGCTAGCTTTCAGTCAAGCCTGCGTGGTCATACTTTCATTGGCGCAAGCCAGTAATAAGTTTATTGATGAACAGGCTCCTTGGTCATTATATAAACAGGGACAGCAGGAGTCGGTGGAAAAGGTTCTCTACGCAGTTCTAGAATCGGTTAGACTAGCAGCTTATCTGCTATCCCCAATTATTCCGAACATCAGCAGCGATATTTATCAGCAGTTGGGCTTTGGAATAAACTTTAATGATCGAATAGAAAGTTCAGTTAATGCTCCTTTTGCCACCCATGCTACATGGGGACTACTATCGAGCAAGCAACAGTTGGGTAAACACCAACCTGTTTTTCAGCGATTAGAACCCCCGAAAAACGATTAG
- a CDS encoding metal-sensitive transcriptional regulator, with protein sequence MNGSNRLSKESLPTSQQVEHSHYHDTDHEQTDRTHGTGESAHPHVHSEESLRRIVNRLSRIEGHVRGIKAMVQQSTPCPDVLLQIAAVRGALDRVARIVLDEHLTECIGRAAQEGNIDVEIKQLKAALDRFLP encoded by the coding sequence ATGAATGGATCAAACCGATTAAGTAAGGAATCCTTGCCAACATCCCAGCAAGTCGAACATTCCCACTATCACGATACAGACCACGAGCAAACAGATCGGACTCATGGAACTGGAGAGTCGGCTCATCCTCACGTCCATAGCGAAGAGTCTTTACGGCGAATTGTCAATCGATTATCGCGTATAGAGGGACATGTTCGTGGTATCAAAGCAATGGTGCAGCAAAGTACCCCTTGTCCTGATGTTCTACTGCAAATTGCCGCAGTGCGGGGCGCATTGGATCGAGTCGCGCGAATTGTTTTGGATGAACATTTAACTGAGTGTATTGGTAGAGCTGCACAAGAGGGTAATATTGACGTTGAAATAAAACAGTTAAAGGCTGCTTTAGATCGATTTTTACCTTAA
- a CDS encoding NYN domain-containing protein, which yields MLNNLENDSIFTPEQVLENRGRVAIFIDGSNLFYAALQLGIEIDYTKLLCRLTGGSRLLRSFFYTGVDRTNEKQQGFLLWMRRNGYRVIAKDLVQLPDGSKKANLDVEIAVDMMALVDSYDTAVLVSGDGDLAYAVNSVSYRGVRVEVVSLRSMTSDSLINVSDRYIDLEAIKEDIQKTPRQSYPYRPLSGIGFLEDPRSSDGHLEIQE from the coding sequence ATGTTGAATAATTTGGAAAACGATTCAATATTTACGCCAGAACAAGTTTTGGAGAATCGAGGTAGGGTTGCCATATTTATTGATGGCTCAAATTTATTTTACGCTGCACTGCAACTAGGTATTGAAATAGATTACACGAAGCTATTATGTCGATTAACAGGAGGTTCTAGATTACTGCGTTCTTTTTTCTACACTGGCGTAGATCGGACAAACGAGAAGCAACAAGGGTTTCTGCTGTGGATGCGTCGCAATGGCTATCGAGTCATTGCTAAAGATTTAGTCCAGCTACCAGATGGCTCTAAAAAAGCTAACCTGGATGTAGAAATAGCAGTAGACATGATGGCGTTAGTAGATTCTTATGATACCGCAGTTTTAGTCAGCGGTGATGGGGATTTAGCTTATGCGGTTAATTCAGTCAGCTATCGTGGCGTGCGGGTAGAAGTTGTGAGCTTGCGTTCCATGACTAGCGACAGCTTAATCAATGTAAGCGATCGCTACATTGATTTAGAAGCCATCAAAGAAGATATTCAAAAAACTCCTCGCCAAAGCTATCCATACCGGCCATTATCTGGGATCGGTTTTTTGGAAGACCCCAGAAGTAGTGATGGACACCTAGAAATCCAAGAATAA
- a CDS encoding alpha/beta hydrolase — protein MTITEVELNPCFLTPKRVQPEYPLLVYLPGMDGTGQLLRSQTAGLETGFDVRSLALPRKDLNTWDTLTKSVLDLIDAELEKSSQRPVYLCGESFGGCLAMKVAIQAPHLFKRIILINPASSFQLRPWLSWASQLTYLVPTGLYDIGALGLLPFLASLSRISRSDRHDLLKTMRSVPAETVLWRLSLLREFDIDEEKLRRLTQPVLLIAGASDRLLPSVSEVNRIANILPNNKIVVLPNCGHACLLEQDTNLYEILKDNDFLESKANS, from the coding sequence ATGACTATCACAGAAGTTGAGCTAAACCCTTGTTTTCTGACTCCTAAACGAGTACAGCCAGAGTATCCGCTATTGGTATATTTGCCGGGAATGGATGGAACTGGTCAACTATTGCGATCGCAAACCGCAGGATTAGAAACTGGCTTTGATGTGCGCTCGTTGGCGCTTCCCCGGAAAGACCTTAATACTTGGGATACCCTAACTAAGAGTGTATTGGACTTGATCGACGCCGAATTAGAAAAAAGTTCTCAGAGACCAGTTTACTTGTGTGGTGAGTCCTTTGGTGGTTGCTTGGCAATGAAAGTGGCAATCCAAGCACCCCATTTATTTAAGCGAATTATCCTAATTAATCCAGCTTCGTCCTTTCAACTTCGCCCTTGGTTAAGTTGGGCATCCCAGCTAACTTACTTAGTGCCAACAGGATTGTATGATATTGGCGCACTAGGCTTGTTGCCATTTTTAGCATCTTTGTCACGCATTTCTCGGAGCGATCGCCACGATTTGCTGAAAACTATGCGTTCTGTCCCGGCAGAAACCGTTCTTTGGCGGTTGTCTTTACTGCGAGAGTTTGATATTGATGAGGAAAAGTTAAGGCGTTTAACTCAACCAGTTTTGTTGATTGCTGGTGCTAGCGATCGCCTTTTGCCTTCTGTAAGTGAAGTCAACCGGATAGCTAACATCTTACCAAATAACAAGATTGTAGTGTTGCCCAATTGTGGACACGCTTGCTTACTAGAGCAAGATACTAATCTCTATGAAATTCTTAAGGATAACGACTTTTTAGAAAGTAAAGCTAATAGCTGA